From the Thamnophis elegans isolate rThaEle1 chromosome 11, rThaEle1.pri, whole genome shotgun sequence genome, one window contains:
- the POGLUT2 gene encoding protein O-glucosyltransferase 2 isoform X1 yields the protein MFSIWLTCFLALGTISAVCESLYGSQLSPERSLLWGPGLRAGVVLPARYFYIQAVDTEGKRFTTSPGEKAFQVKITAPDEQFTRVGVQILDRKDGSFIVRYRMYASYKKLRIEVWAKSKQVAESPYILKGPVYHENCDCPQEDGSAWLEMMSCPEAIPQIQRDLAHFPAIDPDKIAKEIPQRFGQRQSLCHYTIKDNKIYIKTHGEHVGFRIFMDAILLSLTRKVKMPDVEFFVNLGDWPLEKKKSSQDVQPIFSWCGSNDSKDIVMPTYDLTDSVLETMGRVSLDMMSVQANTGPPWEEKNTTAIWRGRDSRKERLELVKMSRKFPEIIDAAFTNFFFFKHDESLYGPIVKHISFFDFFKSKYQINIDGTVAAYRLPYLLAGNSLVLKQDSIYYEHFYNELQPWKHFVPFKNDLSDLMEKLQWAKDHDEEARNIAKAGQEFARNTLMGDHIFCYYFKLFQEYAKLQVSDPKVRDGMEKVAQPDDDLFPCNCHRTKVKEEL from the exons ATGTTTAGCATTTGGTTGACTTGCTTTTTAGCTCTGGGGACAATCTCTGCAGTATGTGAATCACTTTATGGATCCCAGCTAAGTCCGGAAAGAAGTTTACTATGGGGACCTGGACTGAGAGCAGGGGTTGTTCTTCCTGCTCGGTATTTTTATATCCAGGCCGTGGACACTGAAGGGAAAAG ATTTACCACCTCCCCTGGAGAAAAAGCATTTCAGGTAAAGATCACAGCACCCGACGAGCAATTTACACGCGTGGGAGTGCAAATATTGGACAGGAAAGATGGTTCCTTTATCGTGCGATACAGAATGTACGCAAGCTACAAAAAACTGAGAATTGAAGTGTGGGCAAAAAGCAAACAGGTTGCCGAATctccatatattttaaaag GACCTGTTTACCATGAAAACTGTGACTGCCCTCAGGAAGATGGGAGTGCTTGGCTGGAGATGATGAGCTGTCCTGAAGCCATTCCGCAGATTCAGAGAGATTTGGCACATTTTCCCGCCATCGATCCAGATAAAATTGCCAAAGAAATTCCACAACGGTTTGGACAGAGGCAAAGTCTGTGCCATTATACCATAAAAGACAACAAG ATTTATATAAAGACCCATGGTGAACATGTTGGCTTCAGAATTTTCATGGATGCTATTTTACTTTCTTTGACAAGAAAA GTGAAAATGCCAGATGTAGAGTTTTTTGTGAATTTGGGAGATTGGccattggaaaaaaagaaatcttcccAGGATGTCCAACCCATATTCTCCTGGTGTGGATCTAACGATTCCAAAGATATCGTAATGCCAACTTACGACCTGACAGATTCTGTGTTAGAAACAATGGGGCG AGTCAGCCTGGATATGATGTCTGTTCAAGCAAATACTGGGCCGCCATGGGAAGAGAAAAACACCACAGCAATCTGGAGAGGTCGTGACAGTAGAAAAGAGAGGCTTGAACTTGTGAAAATGAGCCGAAAGTTCCCAGAAATCATCGATGCGGCCTTTAcaaatttcttctttttcaagCATGATGAAAGCCTCTACGGCCCAATTGTGAAACATATCTCCTTTTTTGATTTCTTCAAG TCTAAATACCAAATTAATATTGATGGCACAGTGGCTGCATATCGGCTGCCATACCTGCTGGCAGGAAACAGCTTAGTGTTGAAGCAGGATTCCATCTACTATGAACATTTTTATAACGAATTACAACCTTGGAAGCACTTTGTTCCATTTAAGAATGACCTGAGTGATCTCATGGAAAAACTCCAGTGGGCGAAAGATCATGACGAAGAG GCAAGGAACATTGCAAAAGCCGGCCAAGAATTTGCAAGGAACACCCTCATGGGAGATCATATATTCTGTTATTATTTCAAACTATTTCAG GAATATGCCAAACTGCAAGTGAGTGATCCCAAAGTGAGGGATGGCATGGAAAAAGTGGCACAGCCTGATGATGACCTCTTCCCCTGTAACTGCCACCGAACAAAG GTCAAAGAAGAACTCTGA
- the POGLUT2 gene encoding protein O-glucosyltransferase 2 isoform X2: MMRSAVAHWLWRVGHGPVYHENCDCPQEDGSAWLEMMSCPEAIPQIQRDLAHFPAIDPDKIAKEIPQRFGQRQSLCHYTIKDNKIYIKTHGEHVGFRIFMDAILLSLTRKVKMPDVEFFVNLGDWPLEKKKSSQDVQPIFSWCGSNDSKDIVMPTYDLTDSVLETMGRVSLDMMSVQANTGPPWEEKNTTAIWRGRDSRKERLELVKMSRKFPEIIDAAFTNFFFFKHDESLYGPIVKHISFFDFFKSKYQINIDGTVAAYRLPYLLAGNSLVLKQDSIYYEHFYNELQPWKHFVPFKNDLSDLMEKLQWAKDHDEEARNIAKAGQEFARNTLMGDHIFCYYFKLFQEYAKLQVSDPKVRDGMEKVAQPDDDLFPCNCHRTKVKEEL; this comes from the exons ATGATGAGGTCGGCTGTAGCAcattggctgtggcgagttggccacg GACCTGTTTACCATGAAAACTGTGACTGCCCTCAGGAAGATGGGAGTGCTTGGCTGGAGATGATGAGCTGTCCTGAAGCCATTCCGCAGATTCAGAGAGATTTGGCACATTTTCCCGCCATCGATCCAGATAAAATTGCCAAAGAAATTCCACAACGGTTTGGACAGAGGCAAAGTCTGTGCCATTATACCATAAAAGACAACAAG ATTTATATAAAGACCCATGGTGAACATGTTGGCTTCAGAATTTTCATGGATGCTATTTTACTTTCTTTGACAAGAAAA GTGAAAATGCCAGATGTAGAGTTTTTTGTGAATTTGGGAGATTGGccattggaaaaaaagaaatcttcccAGGATGTCCAACCCATATTCTCCTGGTGTGGATCTAACGATTCCAAAGATATCGTAATGCCAACTTACGACCTGACAGATTCTGTGTTAGAAACAATGGGGCG AGTCAGCCTGGATATGATGTCTGTTCAAGCAAATACTGGGCCGCCATGGGAAGAGAAAAACACCACAGCAATCTGGAGAGGTCGTGACAGTAGAAAAGAGAGGCTTGAACTTGTGAAAATGAGCCGAAAGTTCCCAGAAATCATCGATGCGGCCTTTAcaaatttcttctttttcaagCATGATGAAAGCCTCTACGGCCCAATTGTGAAACATATCTCCTTTTTTGATTTCTTCAAG TCTAAATACCAAATTAATATTGATGGCACAGTGGCTGCATATCGGCTGCCATACCTGCTGGCAGGAAACAGCTTAGTGTTGAAGCAGGATTCCATCTACTATGAACATTTTTATAACGAATTACAACCTTGGAAGCACTTTGTTCCATTTAAGAATGACCTGAGTGATCTCATGGAAAAACTCCAGTGGGCGAAAGATCATGACGAAGAG GCAAGGAACATTGCAAAAGCCGGCCAAGAATTTGCAAGGAACACCCTCATGGGAGATCATATATTCTGTTATTATTTCAAACTATTTCAG GAATATGCCAAACTGCAAGTGAGTGATCCCAAAGTGAGGGATGGCATGGAAAAAGTGGCACAGCCTGATGATGACCTCTTCCCCTGTAACTGCCACCGAACAAAG GTCAAAGAAGAACTCTGA